The Apium graveolens cultivar Ventura chromosome 6, ASM990537v1, whole genome shotgun sequence genome contains a region encoding:
- the LOC141666511 gene encoding uncharacterized protein LOC141666511 isoform X4, whose amino-acid sequence MEKLIEFGRRAMFYARVLSGYEERRIRSYRLQIQQRLAKAEEKKSALKKIPEQIILSEVRRMVEEMQSLNKKLEETEAAIDQYFSPLDKEAEMIVKMQLEGEEKTMKEMVNTMQRHAMLEKEEAEKIANVRDADAKQLIQNESSRDPPGVAK is encoded by the exons ATGGAGAAGCTTATAGAATTTGGAAGAAGAGCAATGTTCTATGCTAGGGTTCTTTCCGGATATGAAGAGCGTCGAATCAGATCTTACAGACTCCAGATACAGCAGCGTCTTGCCAAG GCAGAAGAAAAGAAGTCAGCCCTAAAAAAGATTCCCGAGCAGATCATATTATCAGAGGTGCGACGGATGGTAGAAGAGATGCAGTCATTGAATAAGAAGCTGGAAGAAACA GAAGCAGCCATTGACCAATATTTTAGCCCACTCGATAAGGAAGCTGAGATGATAGTGAAAATGCAACTTGAAGGAGAGGAGAAGACAATGAAGGAGATGGTAAACACGATGCAAAGACATGCTATGCTCGAGAAAGAAGAAGCAGAGAAAATTGCTAATGTTCGAGATGCAGATGCAAAGCAACTTATCCAGAATGAATCATCCCGCGACCCTCCAGGTGTAGCAAAATAA
- the LOC141666511 gene encoding uncharacterized protein LOC141666511 isoform X1 — MRTAQEIWDDLEGRYGYASMAQIFCLEQQLLDIKQGSDSVSEFFTKIKTIWDGISDANPLPHCTCTNCTCDLSKRIKQQQEDQRLLQFMMKLNKNFATVRGNILMMLPLPNLSQAYRVFILEERHKEMSQLTNQTETMAFYADRKRFNTQRNFNTKPNATEFPRMNNVGNYVGNIVPNSFNRKGAKPYYFCNHCKILGHSMERCFKLHGYPPGFQAKNDTRKFAALSQHTLEANGNDPEGNVSNSDNCPTVPLEQYNQLMELYNKQSNVASTSTEPKHALLAASKKWQLFQLDVNNAFLHGDLQKEVYMKVPEGISCPPNMVCRLRKSLYGLRQSSRKWFEKLSCELLNMGFVQFKQDYSLFIHKLGSEITIMAVYVGHNHHRQ; from the exons ATGAGGACTGCCCAAGAAATCTGGGATGACTTAGAAGGAAGATATGGTTATGCGTCTATGGCACAAATTTTCTGCCTTGAACAACAACTGCTGGACATTAAACAGGGTTCAGACTCTGTTTCTGAGTTTTTTACTAAGATTAAAACCATCTGGGATGGAATCAGTGATGCTAATCCTCTACCACACTGTACTTGCACTAATTGTACATGTGATTTGTCCAAAAGAATCAAGCAGCAACAGGAGGATCAAAGACTGCTTCAGTTCATGATGAAACTTAATAAGAATTTTGCAACTGTGCGTGGCAACATCTTGATGATGCTTCCATTACCAAATCTTTCTCAGGCTTACAGAGTTTTCATTCTAGAAGAGAGACACAAGGAAATGTCTCAGCTGACTAACCAAACAGAGACCATGGCTTTCTATGCTGACAGAAAGAGGTTCAACACTCAGAGGAACTTCAATACTAAGCCAAATGCTACTGAGTTTCCCAGAATGAATAATGTTGGAAATTATGTTGGCAATATTGTCCctaattcattcaacagaaagGGAGCTAAGCCATATTACTTCTGCAACCACTGCAAAATACTTGGACACAGTATGGAAAGGTGCTTTAAGCTCCATGGCTATCCACCAGGTTTTCAGGCTAAGAATGATACTAGGAAGTTTGCAGCACTATCTCAACATACTCTTGAGGCAAATGGAAATGATCCAGAAGGAAATGTCTCTAATTCTGATAATTGTCCAACTGTTCCTTTGGAGCAGTATAATCAATTGATGGAGCTATACAATAAACAGTCTAATGTTGCTTCTACTTCAACTGAGCCTAAACATGCCTTATTAGCAG CTAGTAAAAAGTGGCAGTTGTTTCAGCTTGATGTGAACAATGCCTTCCTGCATGGTGATTTGCAGAAAGAGGTATATATGAAAGTACCAGAAGGAATTTCCTGTCCACCTAATATGGTTTGTAGGTTAAGAAAGTCACTGTATGGTTTACGACAATCATCCAGAAAATGGTTTGAGAAATTATCTTGTGAGCTGCTCAATATGGGGTTTGTTCAATTCAAACAGGATTATAGTTTGTTCATTCATAAGCTGGGTTCTGAGATCACAATCATGGCTGTTTATGTAGGACATAATCATCACAGGCAGTAG
- the LOC141666511 gene encoding uncharacterized protein LOC141666511 isoform X3, which yields MRTAQEIWDDLEGRYGYASMAQIFCLEQQLLDIKQGSDSVSEFFTKIKTIWDGISDANPLPHCTCTNCTCDLSKRIKQQQEDQRLLQFMMKLNKNFATVRGNILMMLPLPNLSQAYRVFILEERHKEMSQLTNQTETMAFYADRKRFNTQRNFNTKPNATEFPRMNNVGNYVGNIVPNSFNRKGAKPYYFCNHCKILGHSMERCFKLHGYPPGFQAKNDTRKFAALSQHTLEANGNDPEGNVSNSDNCPTVPLEQYNQLMELYNKQSNVASTSTEPKHALLAGPFSEKASDSSW from the exons ATGAGGACTGCCCAAGAAATCTGGGATGACTTAGAAGGAAGATATGGTTATGCGTCTATGGCACAAATTTTCTGCCTTGAACAACAACTGCTGGACATTAAACAGGGTTCAGACTCTGTTTCTGAGTTTTTTACTAAGATTAAAACCATCTGGGATGGAATCAGTGATGCTAATCCTCTACCACACTGTACTTGCACTAATTGTACATGTGATTTGTCCAAAAGAATCAAGCAGCAACAGGAGGATCAAAGACTGCTTCAGTTCATGATGAAACTTAATAAGAATTTTGCAACTGTGCGTGGCAACATCTTGATGATGCTTCCATTACCAAATCTTTCTCAGGCTTACAGAGTTTTCATTCTAGAAGAGAGACACAAGGAAATGTCTCAGCTGACTAACCAAACAGAGACCATGGCTTTCTATGCTGACAGAAAGAGGTTCAACACTCAGAGGAACTTCAATACTAAGCCAAATGCTACTGAGTTTCCCAGAATGAATAATGTTGGAAATTATGTTGGCAATATTGTCCctaattcattcaacagaaagGGAGCTAAGCCATATTACTTCTGCAACCACTGCAAAATACTTGGACACAGTATGGAAAGGTGCTTTAAGCTCCATGGCTATCCACCAGGTTTTCAGGCTAAGAATGATACTAGGAAGTTTGCAGCACTATCTCAACATACTCTTGAGGCAAATGGAAATGATCCAGAAGGAAATGTCTCTAATTCTGATAATTGTCCAACTGTTCCTTTGGAGCAGTATAATCAATTGATGGAGCTATACAATAAACAGTCTAATGTTGCTTCTACTTCAACTGAGCCTAAACATGCCTTATTAGCAG GGCCCTTTTCAGAAAAGGCCTCAGATTCATCTTGGTAA
- the LOC141666511 gene encoding uncharacterized protein LOC141666511 isoform X2 yields MRTAQEIWDDLEGRYGYASMAQIFCLEQQLLDIKQGSDSVSEFFTKIKTIWDGISDANPLPHCTCTNCTCDLSKRIKQQQEDQRLLQFMMKLNKNFATVRGNILMMLPLPNLSQAYRVFILEERHKEMSQLTNQTETMAFYADRKRFNTQRNFNTKPNATEFPRMNNVGNYVGNIVPNSFNRKGAKPYYFCNHCKILGHSMERCFKLHGYPPGFQAKNDTRKFAALSQHTLEANGNDPEGNVSNSDNCPTVPLEQYNQLMELYNKQSNVASTSTEPKHALLAGRRKEVSPKKDSRADHIIRGATDGRRDAVIE; encoded by the exons ATGAGGACTGCCCAAGAAATCTGGGATGACTTAGAAGGAAGATATGGTTATGCGTCTATGGCACAAATTTTCTGCCTTGAACAACAACTGCTGGACATTAAACAGGGTTCAGACTCTGTTTCTGAGTTTTTTACTAAGATTAAAACCATCTGGGATGGAATCAGTGATGCTAATCCTCTACCACACTGTACTTGCACTAATTGTACATGTGATTTGTCCAAAAGAATCAAGCAGCAACAGGAGGATCAAAGACTGCTTCAGTTCATGATGAAACTTAATAAGAATTTTGCAACTGTGCGTGGCAACATCTTGATGATGCTTCCATTACCAAATCTTTCTCAGGCTTACAGAGTTTTCATTCTAGAAGAGAGACACAAGGAAATGTCTCAGCTGACTAACCAAACAGAGACCATGGCTTTCTATGCTGACAGAAAGAGGTTCAACACTCAGAGGAACTTCAATACTAAGCCAAATGCTACTGAGTTTCCCAGAATGAATAATGTTGGAAATTATGTTGGCAATATTGTCCctaattcattcaacagaaagGGAGCTAAGCCATATTACTTCTGCAACCACTGCAAAATACTTGGACACAGTATGGAAAGGTGCTTTAAGCTCCATGGCTATCCACCAGGTTTTCAGGCTAAGAATGATACTAGGAAGTTTGCAGCACTATCTCAACATACTCTTGAGGCAAATGGAAATGATCCAGAAGGAAATGTCTCTAATTCTGATAATTGTCCAACTGTTCCTTTGGAGCAGTATAATCAATTGATGGAGCTATACAATAAACAGTCTAATGTTGCTTCTACTTCAACTGAGCCTAAACATGCCTTATTAGCAG GCAGAAGAAAAGAAGTCAGCCCTAAAAAAGATTCCCGAGCAGATCATATTATCAGAGGTGCGACGGATGGTAGAAGAGATGCAGTCATTGAATAA